The genomic DNA ACGCAACGAAAGATGATCGATTTCATATTTGGTTAGGTCTAAATGAATCGCTTCCGCAAGCGCCTGAATTTTTTGCTCGAAATCCTGAAGATCCGCTAAAAGTGCGGTCTGATTTTGAAACATTTCGTGGGGCAAATGAAACGACATAAATTTCCCTTTTTGGCTTTTCTGAAACGTGAAACAACGGTATTATATCCAGCAATTTTTATCCCTCAAAAGAATTTAAGGTTCAACCGTGAATATTCAATCTATTTTATCCGAAAAAATCAAACAAGCGATGCTTGCTGCCGGTGCAGATTCGCAATGTGAAGCGTTGGTACGTCAATCGGGCAAAGTACAATTTGGTGACTATCAAGCTAACGGCATAATGCCTGCTGCCAAAAAATTAGGCATAAATCCGCGTGAATTTGCACAACTGGTGTTAGCGAAAGCCGAATTGCAAGATATTACGGAAAAAACCGAAATCGCCGGCCCTGGGTTTATTAATATTTTTCTGAAAGATGGTTGGTTAGCGGAAAATATCGGCAACGCTGTGAAAGATCCGAAATTAGGCATTCACCACCAGGATAAACAAACGGTGGTGGTGGACTACTCTTCTCCCAACGTTGCCAAAGAAATGCATGTAGGGCATTTACGTTCCACCATCATCGGCGACGCTGTGGTGCGTACGTTAGAATTTTTAGGCAATCACGTTATCCGCGCTAACCATGTAGGCGATTGGGGTACACAATTTGGCATGCTCATTGCCTATTTGGAAAAAATGGAAAACGAGCACGCCTCTGAAATGGAACTCTGCGATTTGGAAGCCTTTTATCGTGCAGCGAAGAAACATTATGACGAAGATCCGATATTTGCCGAGAAAGCCCGCAATTATGTGGTGAAACTGCAAAGCGGCGATGAATATTGCCGTACCATGTGGCAAAAGCTGGTAAAAATCACTATGCAACAAAATCAACACAATTACGATCGTTTAAATGTGACCTTAACCGAAAAAGATGTCATGGGTGAAAGCCTGTATAACCCAATGCTGCCGGGCATTGTAGAAGATCTTAAAAAACAAGGTCTCGCCGTAGAAGACGATGGCGCGTGGGTGGTTTATTTAGATGAATTTAAAAATAAAGACGGTGGCTCGATGGGCGTTATCGTGCAGAAAAAAGACGGCGGTTTTCTTTATACCACCACCGATATTGCCGCCGCCAAATATCGCTATGAAACCTTAAAAGCCAACCGTGCATTGGTATTCTCCGATACCCGCCAAAGCCAACACATGCAACAGGCATGGCTGATTACCCGCAAAGCCGGTTATGTGCCGGACAGCTTTCAACTGGAACATAAAAATTTCGGCATGATGCTCGGCAAAGACGGCAAGCCATTCAAAACCCGCAGCGGCGACACTGTAAAATTGGCGGATTTATTGGACGAAGCCATTGAACGCGCGGGTGTATTAATTTCACAAAAATCCACCGCACTTTCCGATCAAGAAAAAGCGGATGTCATTGAGGCTGTCGGTATTGGTTCA from Aggregatibacter aphrophilus ATCC 33389 includes the following:
- the argS gene encoding arginine--tRNA ligase gives rise to the protein MNIQSILSEKIKQAMLAAGADSQCEALVRQSGKVQFGDYQANGIMPAAKKLGINPREFAQLVLAKAELQDITEKTEIAGPGFINIFLKDGWLAENIGNAVKDPKLGIHHQDKQTVVVDYSSPNVAKEMHVGHLRSTIIGDAVVRTLEFLGNHVIRANHVGDWGTQFGMLIAYLEKMENEHASEMELCDLEAFYRAAKKHYDEDPIFAEKARNYVVKLQSGDEYCRTMWQKLVKITMQQNQHNYDRLNVTLTEKDVMGESLYNPMLPGIVEDLKKQGLAVEDDGAWVVYLDEFKNKDGGSMGVIVQKKDGGFLYTTTDIAAAKYRYETLKANRALVFSDTRQSQHMQQAWLITRKAGYVPDSFQLEHKNFGMMLGKDGKPFKTRSGDTVKLADLLDEAIERAGVLISQKSTALSDQEKADVIEAVGIGSVKYADLSKNRTTDYVFDWDNMLSFEGNTAPYMQYAYTRIRSIFNRSQIALSEVEQAQLSITDEKERALAIKLLQFEEAIQIVAKDGTPHVLCTYLYELAGVFSSFYEHCPILNNEDQQVKLSRLKLALLTERTLKQGLGLLGIKTVEKM